A region of the Drosophila subobscura isolate 14011-0131.10 chromosome J, UCBerk_Dsub_1.0, whole genome shotgun sequence genome:
CCCAAgtgcagggcaggacagggcatAATTGTACAATTAACAGATTTTTATTCGACTTGTCGCTCTACTTCTGGAACGGATAGTAGTCCAGTCCCGAGTTGTAGTTGTATTTTGGCTTCTGCTTCCGCTGGGCCGTCGCTATCAGCTCCTGCACGTCCTTGCGGTAGGCGGGCGGCAGCATTTCCTCGTGCAGCGTGCACTTGTGCTCCTCGGGCTCCTCCACCTTGAAGATGTACCGCCGCACAATGTCTATGTCGCGGCCAAACTCCTCCTTGAGGTCCGAGATCTGTGTGGGCGCCGTGT
Encoded here:
- the LOC117894967 gene encoding probable 28S ribosomal protein S6, mitochondrial, translated to MPSYELALVLRQLPRPELISVIRRTAEAILDKGGIIRKLENLGTRALPHKVSEHGVVHRVGTHFTIAFDTAPTQISDLKEEFGRDIDIVRRYIFKVEEPEEHKCTLHEEMLPPAYRKDVQELIATAQRKQKPKYNYNSGLDYYPFQK